In Streptomyces sp. TS71-3, the following proteins share a genomic window:
- a CDS encoding MarR family winged helix-turn-helix transcriptional regulator, translating to MNDDLDPGGVASALLAGLSLLVRRVRQVPPGGGLTMPERTALSLLDRSGPTTSSALAREVQITAQAMGATLKALRTRGLVERRPDPDDGRRVVLTVTDAGTQALKDKRNARAELLAQALTGGAFTPEELERLAAAAPLLERLARNI from the coding sequence ATGAACGACGACCTGGACCCCGGTGGAGTCGCCTCGGCCCTGCTGGCCGGCCTCAGCCTTCTGGTGCGCCGGGTGCGCCAGGTGCCGCCCGGCGGCGGGCTCACGATGCCCGAGCGGACGGCCCTGTCGCTCCTGGACCGCTCCGGCCCCACCACCTCCTCGGCGCTGGCCCGGGAGGTGCAGATCACCGCGCAGGCCATGGGGGCGACGCTCAAGGCACTGCGGACCCGTGGCCTGGTCGAACGGCGCCCGGATCCGGACGACGGCAGGCGCGTGGTGCTGACGGTGACCGACGCCGGAACGCAGGCGCTGAAGGACAAGCGCAACGCTCGCGCCGAACTCCTCGCCCAGGCCCTGACCGGCGGCGCGTTCACCCCCGAGGAGCTGGAACGGCTCGCGGCGGCCGCGCCTCTGCTGGAGCGGCTGGCACGGAACATCTGA
- a CDS encoding YbhB/YbcL family Raf kinase inhibitor-like protein, which translates to MTLLGRLLGNRRAGDTHIAWNLPNLGGAELMTLTSRHFGDGDAMPPELGAKNIGGDNLSPQLSWTPPAAGAAQLLLVVEDIDVPLAKPAVHCAALIDPAAGHLDPGALDARHPATGVQLLRSTLGRGYHGPAPIKGHGPHRYVFQLFALAAPVDGAPGTTPPNRARPRALLPAITAPVLDRGRLTGTFER; encoded by the coding sequence ATGACCCTGCTGGGCCGGCTCCTGGGCAACCGCAGGGCAGGCGATACCCACATCGCGTGGAACCTGCCCAACCTGGGAGGTGCCGAGCTGATGACCCTCACCAGCCGGCACTTCGGCGACGGCGATGCCATGCCCCCGGAACTCGGCGCGAAGAACATCGGCGGCGACAATCTCTCCCCCCAGCTGAGCTGGACCCCGCCCGCGGCCGGCGCCGCGCAACTCCTCCTGGTCGTCGAGGACATCGACGTCCCCCTGGCGAAGCCCGCCGTGCACTGCGCCGCCCTCATCGACCCGGCGGCCGGGCACCTCGACCCCGGCGCCCTCGACGCACGGCATCCGGCCACCGGAGTGCAACTGCTGCGGTCCACCCTCGGACGCGGCTACCACGGTCCCGCGCCCATCAAGGGCCACGGGCCGCACCGCTACGTCTTCCAGCTGTTCGCCCTCGCCGCGCCCGTGGACGGCGCCCCCGGCACCACGCCACCGAACCGGGCACGGCCCCGCGCCCTGCTGCCCGCCATCACCGCGCCCGTCCTCGACCGCGGCAGGCTGACCGGCACCTTCGAACGCTGA